The Alphaproteobacteria bacterium LSUCC0719 genome includes the window GGTGCCAGCAATGAGGCGCCATAACCAAGGCTGAAAAAGAACACCAGACTGGAGGTGGCGGCACCCGCGCCATAGGCAAGCCTGTCCGCGCCGTCGAATTGCAGCGACACCGTGCCGATCAACACCACCGTATCAAGATAGACATGCGGATTGCCGAAGGTCAGAACGGCAACAGTCGCCAGCGTTGGCAGCAAACCGGCAGCCTCGCCCCCATTGTCACTGCCGATGCCGCTGGCGGTACATGCACTGCGAACACGAAGCACCCCGTACCCGGCAAGCCAGAGCGCGGCAAAACCGAACAGCGCCGGCGCATAGCGTGATGCAAGATCCGCAATCAACAGGGATATGCCCGCCACACCGACAACAATCAGCAGCATGTCTGCCAGCGCACAGAACGACACAACCGCCAGTACATGACGCCGCATCAGCCCCTGACGCAGCACAAAGGCATTCTGTGCGCCGATCGCCAGAATCAAGGAAAAGCCGAGGGCAAATCCGGTGGCAAATGACGACAGAGGCACGCGCTACACCACCTGGCCGGAACCGCCGCCCGCAGGCATGAGATTGGAGATCTCGATCAGGTTTCCGTCCGGATCACGCACATAGACAGACCATAGCGGCCCGGTGGCACCGGTCTTTTCAACAGGCCCATGTTCAAGCGCAATCCCATGCGCGGCAAAGCGTTGCTGCCATTCGGCGATCGGCATGTCGCTGAGGAAACACAGATCGACCGCACCGGCCACCGGCTGGCGGGCATGTGGCACATAGGGTGACGCCGCATCATGGAGGTTGATCTTCTGCTGGCCAAAACACAGCGCCCGCCGCGCCGGGCTGCCATCAGCCGGGTGAAAGGTCTGCAGCTCCATACCCAGGATGTCACAGTAAAAGGCAATCGTGGCGTCCGGATCAGAGGCCGTCATGACGATATGGTCAATGGATGTGATCATGGTCCGGGTCGGCACCCTGTTGTGTACATCCCGTCACTCTAGACGCGGCTTCAATGCGGACACAAGGGGGCGATACCACCATCCCGTCATGACACAGCATGTGTCAGCACCCGCGCTGGTTCCGAACCTTGTAAAAAACCGGCTTGGCAAGGAACAGGCCCTCCAGGAAGGCAAGTCGATTTGGCATGATCTCTCTTGCCCGCGCCTCGACATTCGCCGGCAGGCGGCCCGGATGCATGATCA containing:
- a CDS encoding LysE/ArgO family amino acid transporter, which produces MPLSSFATGFALGFSLILAIGAQNAFVLRQGLMRRHVLAVVSFCALADMLLIVVGVAGISLLIADLASRYAPALFGFAALWLAGYGVLRVRSACTASGIGSDNGGEAAGLLPTLATVAVLTFGNPHVYLDTVVLIGTVSLQFDGADRLAYGAGAATSSLVFFFSLGYGASLLAPQMKRPNAWRILDMVIALVMFALAIGMARAGGWLG
- a CDS encoding VOC family protein, with the translated sequence MITSIDHIVMTASDPDATIAFYCDILGMELQTFHPADGSPARRALCFGQQKINLHDAASPYVPHARQPVAGAVDLCFLSDMPIAEWQQRFAAHGIALEHGPVEKTGATGPLWSVYVRDPDGNLIEISNLMPAGGGSGQVV